The sequence CCGTGGGCGGTGTCGTGGTATGGCCGGAAGAAGGCCATCTGGACGGTGATCAACGCGAAAGAAGACTTTTTCGCGGTGAGCGACTTTCAGAAGCCCGTCTCGGCACTCTATCTGACCCAGCGCACCACGGACGCAAAATTTCATTCGCAGATGGTCAAGCCTCAGGCGACGAGCTGGGAGTGGTTTATTTTGCAGGGCCTGGTGAAGACCAACTTGCCGTCGGGATTTCCACTCAAAAAATCGGCGGGAGGATTCGAGACGGTGGGCCATTTTTACCTCACGGACCGGGAACGCTGGCTGAAATAAGCGGAAATTCAGAAATGCGAAAGTGGCTCGCCTTATGAGTTTTCTGGGAGTTTTCCGTTTGACACCAATTCTGTTTGAACGTAAAACCTGCCTGCATTTCAAATAATCAAGCTGTTTGAGGGTAACGTCTTTCCCTGGAAACGGACATCGTATCGCTATGAACAAAATTCTTGCATCCGCCAGTATGGCTGCTGTGGGCGCCTTGGGGTTGAACGCTGCTGACACCCAAATCCTGAGCCCGCTCGAAACCGGCAAACCCTGGAGTATCTCCGCAGGTTTGCGCGGATTCTATGACGACAACTACGCCATGCGTCCGGACGGGGCTGCTCGCGAGAGCTATGGGTTTGAGGTGACCCCTTCCGCGAAGTTCAATATTTTTCACCATCAAACGCGCTACTCGCTTTCGTATGATTACATCATGCGATACTTCGAGGATCGCGTGAATGATTCCGCCGACCACAGTCATCTGGTGAATGGCGCGATCAATCACCGGTTCAACGAGCATCACAAGGTGGATCTGAGCAATTCCTTCGTGGTAGCGCGCGAACCCGAGTTGCTGGAACCGACCGGCCCGACCACGGCGCCGATTCTTCGGAGCGATTCCAACAACATCAACAATCGCGCTTCCGCCGCTTATACCGCTGACTGGACTTCCGTCCTGAGCACGGTGGTGGGGTATGGCAATACGATTTACGATTACGACGAAAGCGGGCCTGGCAGCTATTCGGCGATTCTCGACCGCATGCAGCATTTGATCTCGGGCAGCCTCCGGTTCCGGGTGGCCTCGAGCACGATCGCTTCGGTCGGTTATCAATTCGGGATCGTCGATTATCGCGGCAAGGATTCTCTGGCCTTTGCGGCGCCGTTCGTGAGTCCCAACGTTCGCGACAATGAATCCCATTATCTGTTCGCAGGGTTGGATCATTATTTTAACCCGACTCTGAACTTTTCCGGACGTGTGGGTGTCCAACTTACCGATTACACCGGTTCGCTTCCTGGGTCGCCTGATGATAAAACCTCGCCCTACGCCGACGGCAGCCTTTCCTGGAATTACACCACGGGCAGCACGCTTCAAGTGGGGGTGCGTCACGAGCGGGTACCCACGGATGTCGCCCTGTTCAACGTCGGGTTGCCGACGCTCGACATGGTCAGCACCGCGGCTTACGTCCTCGTCCGCCACCAACTCACCGCCAAATTGCGCGCCGGCTTCACGGCTCAGTACCAGCATTCTACGTTCAACGACAATATCCCGGGCGACTTGGTGGACGATTACTGGACCCTGGGAGCGAATGTCGCCTACCAATTCAACCAGTATATTGCAGCGGAATTGGGCTACGCCTACGACAACCTCGATTCGGACTTGGTCGACCGTGGGTTTGATCGCAGCCGGGTCTTCCTGGGCGTGCGGTTTACCTACTAAGCCCTTCAGTTAACTTTGACGGGAGGCTGGACCAACATCTAGCCTCCTTTTTTTTCCATGGAATCAGTCAAGAACGCCCCTCAGTCCGAATCCAAGCTCCATTTCCTCGATTATTGGCGCATCATTCGCATCCGGAAGAGCGTCATTCTGCTGGTGTTCTTGCTCGTGGTCATCACGACGACCGCCGTCACGTTGATCCTCCCCCCTCAATACCTCAGCATGGTTCGCATCGCCGTGGAAAAGGACGCCACGGACATTTCGGGTCTCTTCCAAAGGGACAGCATTCAAGTTTACGATCCCTATTTCATTCAGACTGAGTTCGAGAAGATCACCTCGAAGAAGGTGCTGCATAAAGTCATTGAAGACATGGGGCTCAACAACGAATGGGCCAAGAGGTATAACTCGGAAGGTCCGCTGAAGACCTCCGAGACTTACGAGATTTTGAAGCGGCACATTGATGTCCGCCAAACCCGGAATACGAGTCTGATTGAGATCAGCGTCCGCAGCGAAGATCGGCGGGAAGCGGCCAATCTATGCAATAAAATTGCGGAAACGTACAAGGAGAACCGGCTCAGTCTCCGCCGTGACATGTCCGACAAGGGCATCACCAAACTCAAGGATGAGTATCAATTGCAGTTGGCCAGGGTTCATTCGTTGCAGAGCAATGCGGCCGAGTTGCGCCTCAGGTTGAAGATCTCGGATTACGTGGCCGAAGGCAACGCCCCGGTCACCACTCTCGAACCGGAGACGGTCCGGCGGCTCGAGAACGAACACCTGGCGGCCCGCGGCGAGTTGGCATTTTACACCGCGAAGCTCGACGATTTGCGCAGCATGAACCGGGAAAACCTTCGCAAGGCCATTCTCTCGGCCGAGCCGGACGACCTGTTGAAGGATCTTTTTCTCCGCCTGAACGACACCGAGCAGCGGTGGTCCGCGCTGAACAAGGATGTGGGTGATTTGCACCCAGAAGTGATCAAAACCAAAGCCTTGCTCAGCACCCTCAACACGCAGATTGAGGCGCGTATCGATGGGATCCTCATGGGATTGGGAAGCCGGTTGAAAGCCACGACTCAACGGGCCCTCGAGCTGTCGAACCAAGTGGCGGTGGCCATCGAGAAGGACGCCAAGGCCGCCAGCGAATACCGGCCCTATTTCTTGATCAAAGGAGAGTTGGAGACGGAGAAGCGGATCCTGGAGACGATGAAGTTCAAGATCGTCCAGGAGGAGGTGGACTTGAGCCTTCCCAAGAGCTCGATCGTGGAAGTCACGGACCGGGCGGAAGAGAGCCAAAAACCTTTCCGGCCGAATATTCCGCTGAACATTGGTTTGGGCGTGGTGGTGGGTCTTCTGATCGGAGTGGGCCTGGCCTTCTTCATTGAGTATCTCGACACGAGCGTGAAGACCATTGACGACGTGGAGCGCGCTTTGCAGGCGCCGGTGCTGGGCGTGATTCCGCAGAACGTGGGCTCGTTGCTGGAGGAAGGGGCGGACAGCCCGCATGCCGAAGCTTACCGGGTGTTGAGAACCAATGTCTTGTTCTCCCAGAAAGACCCTCAGAAGAACACGTTGACGGTGGTGAGCGGTGGCGCGGGTGAAGGCAAATCCACCACGATTTTCAATCTGGCCACCATCTTTGCCCAGCATGGGAGCCGGGTTTTGGTGGTGGATTCGGATCTGCGCCGCCCGAGCCTGCACAAGATTCTGAAGGTCTCGAACACCGTGGGACTGACCAACTACCTCCTCAAACAGAACTCGCTGGAGGAGGTCATTCAGACGACCAAACAGCCGGGGTTGGATTTTCTGCCGAGCGGCAAGTTGCCCAGCAGTTCCCTGGGTATTTTGAATTCGACCCAAATGCGAGAGTTCATTCGCGAGGCCAAAAAGCGTTACGATTACGTGTTCTTCGATTCTCCGCCCATCATGGGTGTCAGCGACGCCTCGATCCTGGCAAGCGAGGTTGATTTGGCGCTGTTGGTGATTCAATATCGCAAATACCCGCAGGCCATGACCGTTCGTGCCAAGCAGATGGTCGAGAAGGTGGGCGGGACATTGCTGGGAGTTGTGCTCAACAACATCAATATTTCCCAGGATTCTTACTACTACTACTACAGCGGTTATTATTACGATTACTACTCCCGGAACGATGAGGGCGGGGGCAAAAAGAACGGGGAACACAAGAAGGCCGCCGCCCAAGCCGGGGAAACGCCGGAACGGGGTGGCGGAGTGGAGATCAAGCAAAAGTATTGACCCTTGCGGTTGGATTGTTGGAATCGTGGCGCTCATGAAGCTCGTTCGATCATTCTTTTTTTCCTCCCTTTGGGAAAAGGCCAGGCCTCGGCTCGCGGTCCATTTTCTTTGGCTACTCCCGGCGATGGCTTTGACGACCGGTTGTGAAACCACCGGCGGAGGACTCGGGAGTTCCACTTCGCCTGCGCCCGGTGCGGCGGCGAAGGCTCCTGTCGCGCCCGCCCCCGAAGCGCCTCCCGTGGTCCGCGGCGATGTGCTCAGGCCCAACGACATGGTGTCGGTTCTTTTCTCGGGTCTGGCTTCCGCTCCCAATCGCCACGACGAGCGCATCAAAGATGACGGGAGTTTGACTCTGCCTCTGAATTTGCGCATCCAGGCGGCGGGTAAAACCCCCGGCCAGTTGCAAAGGGATATTTATAACCTCTACGTTCCGGCTTATTTCCGCGAACAATTGACGGTCACGGTGGCTCCGGAAAATCGGTTCTTCTTCGTCGATGGCGATGTGCGGACCCCGAACCGTTACGTCTACGCGGGCGAGATGACCGTGCTCAAGGCCATTTCCGCTGCCGGAGGATTCACGGATTTCGCCAACCGCAAGAATGTCATCCTGAACCGGTCCAACGGAGAGAAGCTCATCATCAATTGCGAGAAGGCCGCGAAGAATCCCACCTTGGACAAGCCGGTTTATCCCGGGGATCAGATTATCGTCAAACGCAGGCTCATCTGACCCTGGCTTAGCCGTGCTGCGCGGGGTTGGTTGTGCGGGGTGTTCGCCGTTTTGATTCAACTTCGTGTCATGAATGGCCCCGGTGCGGGTTCCACTTGGGTGGCCAGTTCTCTCCCTGCAAGCTTTGGGAGGAGTCCAGCGGACGGCTTGCGTTGCGAAGCCAAAGGAGTCTGGGAGGGGCACTTCAACGTCCGCCTCGAAAAGGATGGTGTCTTTGTGCTCTCGGCCCGGGCAGAGGCGTTCTGCAGGGTCAATGGGTCTCCTGTTTCGGAAGTTCCCCTGCGTCATGGAGACGTCATCGACGCTGGAGAGATGAAGTTGTGTTTTGGATTTGCGGATGCGCCGCAAAAGTCACTCCGGGCGAGGGAAGTCCTGGCCTGGGTGTTGATCCTCGGCTTGGGTTTGTTGCAGTTGATCGTGGCGGCGCTGTTATTCTGAACCTTTGAGCCTTCAGCGGTTGGTTTTGGATTTCGCCCGCTGCTGGCGGAAGAAGTCCAAGAGCAAACTCCGGCATTCCTCTTCGCGAACCCCTCGAGTGATGTCGGACTTGTGGTTGAGTCCTTCAAACTGAAGGAGATTCATGGCGCTGCCCGCGGCCCCGGCTTTGGCGTCGGAGACTCCGAATACCACACGGGAGAGTCGTGCATGCACGATCGCGCCCGCGCACATGGGACAAGGTTCTTTGGTGGCGAAGAGGGTGCAATCCGTGAGCCGCCAATCGCCAATCGCGGCTTCGGCTTGAGTAATGGCCAGCATCTCGGCGTGGGCCGTGGCGTCTTTGAGCAGCTCCACCTGATTCCAGGACCGCGCGATCACGCGCCCCGCGCGAACGATGACCGCACCCACCGGAACTTCGTCGTGTTCCCAGGCGCGGCGAGCGAGCCGCAGAGCCTCACCCATGAAGTAGGCGTCACTGTTGAGGTCGATGGGAGGTTCCATGAATGGATTCTTCGAGATGCCAGCTGACTTCCGACGCGCTGCTCCAAATTCCGTGGGCCGCGAAAAAACCACCGCGATGTTTCCAAAACTGCGGCCAGAGAAAATCTCGATCGGTATCCGGGAGGTCGAGCCGATCCAAAGCGGTTCGGGAGTAAAATGCGAACACACCTTCCTCGTGAGGAGGAGGGGGCTTTTCCAGCTTTCGTCGAATTTCGAAAAGAAACATCAACCAATGGGTCGTGCCTTGGTAGGCCGCTTCGGAGACGAGGCCGGTCAAACGCAAGTCGCTCTCGGAAAGGGCCAAATTCATTTCCTCGCCGGCTTCGCGGCAGGCGCAGCGATAGGGCGACTCGCCGAGCCAGGTTTTGAGTTTGCCCCCCGGCGGGCTCCATCGCCCCCGGTTCGGCTCCCGCGTGCGATGGAGCAACAACACTTCGTCCTGGGCATTGAAGCCGTAAAGCAACGTGGAGATCTTGTGGGGAAAATCCATCGGCGGCAGTGAAGCAAGAACGCCGGATCATTTCTACTGCCATTTCATTCCAGGAATTCTAAATTGCTGGCGTGAGTTCGATTCCACTTCTCCGAGCAGAAAACGGCAAGATTCTTCCTGCCGACACGCCCGAAGCTTTTGCCCAGTCCGTGGCGCTGGCTGCGGATTGGTTGAAGCGCGGTAGCGTGGTGGTCCTCCCGACCGAAACCGTCTATGGACTGGCGGCGAGTGCTTGGAATGAAAGGGCGATTGAGGAGATCTATCGCCTCAAGGGACGGCCTGCTTCCAATCCCCTCATTGTGCATGTGTCAGGCATGGAAATGGCCAAAGCCAGTGTGAACGATTGGCCTGAAGCGGCCGATCAACTGGCGAGAGCCTTTTGGCCGGGTCCGCTGACGCTCGTTTTGCCCAAGCGCTCTGTAATACCGGACAGGGTGACGGCAGGCGGGTCGACGGTGGCTGTGCGCTGGCCTTCACATCCCATCTTTCAGGCGGTGCTGGAGCAATGCGGATTTCCGCTGGCCGCGCCCAGCGCGAATCGGTCCAACAAAACCTCTCCAACGGCAGCGACTCAGGTCTTGCAGAGCCTTGGTGAAAACGCCCCCTGGATTGTTGATGGAGGTCCATGCCCCGTTGGCATTGAATCGACCGTGGTGGATGTTGCGGGAAAAGTTCCGAGAGTTCTGCGGGCCGGGATGATTTCGAGGGAGGCGATTGAGAGAGTTCTGGGCCGGAGTGTTGGCACGGCGCAGTCAGAAACCTTGGCGGGGAATGAAGTCGAGACGCTCCGCAGTCCTGGTTTGATGCGGTCCCACTATGCACCGCGGGCGGATTTGTGGACTGGGCGATGGAAGCACGGGAAGAGTGCGCGCATTGCCTTGACTGGAATGGGCCTCAAAATGGAGCAAGTGGCTGTCATTTCTCACACCATCATACCTGAAGGTTTCGAGCGAGTGATCGTCTTGCCGAATGATCCTGAAGCGTATGCGAGGGGGATGTATGCCGCCTGGCATCGATGTGATGAAGAGGGGGTTGCGGCGATCTTGGTCGAGGAGCCACCCGACGGTCAGGCTTGGGAAGGGATCTGGGATCGACTGAGAAGGGCGTCGAGAGGTCGACTCGAAGGGGGAATTTAATTATTACAATATGTTAATGTGCAATGACTTGATTCGAAAGTCGATCCCATGAAAAGGGGTAGTTTTTGGATCTGGAAAGTTGAGTTGGGATCGTCGATCAAGTGAAAACGAAACTTGTTGAATTGGATGTGATTTTGGATAGGTTTGGGGTGTGCGAAGTCCGGCCTGCCAAAGTTGGCGCTCCTCGCGACAGCGAGGGGGGCGAAAATGTTCAAAAAACTGTTTGACACATCCTTGATGCTTTGAGAGCCTGAGCGCACACACGGAATAACCAAGCAACAAAATGAGAACAAAAGCACTACTACTTACAGCCGCATTTGCTGCGGCAGGTGTCGCCGCTGCGTCCGCGCAGGTTTACTCAGTGAACGCGGTGGGCTACGTGAATGTGTCGGTCCCCAAGGGCTTCTCGATGATTGCCAACCCTCTCAAGGCTTCGGCAAACACGGTGGGTGCCTTGCTGGCATCTGCTCCCGATGGCACGACCGTTTACAAATTCAGCGGTGGCAAATTCGGCGTCAACACCAAGGACTTCGGTGAATTTGCGAATGGCGCTGAGACGATGAATCCGGGCGAAGGTGCTTTCATTGAAGCTTCGAGCGCGTTCACGGTGACGTTTGTTGGGGAAGTGCCTCAGGGTGCTCTCTCCCAGAACATTCCTGCTGGATTTTCGATTCAAGCCTCTCAAGTTCCTCAAAAGGGACAACTGGATACTGTTTTGAAGTTCCCTGCGGCTGATGGTGACACTGTCTATCGATACAACAATGGGAGTGGACGTTACAGCATTCACGCCTATGACTTCGGCGCTTGGGACAATCCGCCGTCTCCTGAAGTGGGTGAAGCCTTCTTCGTGAACAAGGCTGCAGCTGCGCAATGGAAGCGCGATTTCTCGGTCAACAACTAACCTGGAGTATCCTTAGAAACCCAACCAAACTATGAAAAAACTTCTAACTGTGGCCGCGCTGCTGGTGGTTGCTTATGCAACTCAGGCGCAAGGCACTGTGAACTTCAACAACAAAACTGGTGGCGTCGATTCTCCCGTGTTTGATGTCGGAGGCACGACCAAGCTTGCTGGTCCGGCCTTCCTGGCTGGTCTCTATGAAGGAGATACACTCCTGGGTGCCACGGCCCCGTTCCGAACGGGTACTGGCGCAGGCTATTGGAATCCGGCTCCGGACAGCTCTCGCGCAACGAGCGTTGCTCCTGGTGCGAACGCGACTCTGACAGTGCGCGCTTGGGAAGCCTCCGGCGGTGCTAACTACGCTGCGGCTCTGTCTGCCGGCAAGAAGACTGGAAAGTCTGATGCTGTGACCGTTGCCACGGGTGGCGCTGGTTCTCCTCCGAGCCTGCCCGCCGTTCTGACCGGACTGAAGAGCTTCAGCTTGGTTCCTGAACCCAGCACGATCGCTCTCGGTGCCCTCGGCGCAGCGGTTCTCCTGTTCCGCCGCCGCAAGTAACACTTGCTGCATCTGTTCTCATTCAGCCGCCCGGAAACGGGCGGCTTTTTTTTTGTTCGAGGGAGAGTGAAGGAAAGAGATGAGCTCACTCAAACCCGTCGTAGAAATCTCGACAGATAAAAAGCACGAGCACTGAAAGTGTGCTACCTAGAAACGGCAATTGCCCTTGATGAAGATTCGCAAGGTCCTGGCGATCGAGCCATTCCGAATCACTCACCTGATCCATAATGGATATGCCTCGTTCTTCGTCATGTCTTTCTCATCCAAGTCTTTGTAAAACATCACCATGTTCAACTATCCTCTTACGGATTAACCCCCACAAGGGCAGAACCGAAGACGGGTTTGCGATGGGGAGGTGGATTCTCGTCACCTTGGTTTTGCTTCAAGTGACGATGGAGCTGCGCGGGACGGGTTGGGAACAAGGAGAAGGATATCGGGTCAAGCAAGTTGATTTCGGCAAGGAGTCCGCATTGGATCGAGTAGGTTTGTTTCCGGTGTCCGCCGATTTCACCGGAATTCGATTTGAGAACCGATTGTCGATCGAGGATGTGGCGGAGAATCGTCTGCTTGAGATTGGTTCCGGGGTCGCTTTGGGGGACATCGATGGTGATGATCGCGTGGACATCTATTTCTGCGGGTTGAAGACGCAGAATCGTCTGTATCGAAACTTGGGCGGCTGGAAGTTTGAAGATGTCAGTGATGCTTCGGGATTGGGTTTGAAAGGAGAGGCGTTTACGGGTGCCGCGCTGGTTGATTTGGATGGCGACGGCGACCTTGACTGCCTTGTGAATTCTCTCGGGGGAGGAACGAAGCTATTCCGTAACGATGGAAAGGGCCGTTTCAGCAAGGTTGACGCTGCTGGATTGCTGGGCCGATCGGGCGCGACCTCGATGGCCCTGGGGGATGTGGATGGCGATGGGGACCTCGACCTCTACGTGACGAATTACCGGTCGGATACCTTTTTTGACTTCCCCCCGGGTCTTCGAACCGAGATGAGGCGGACGAGTCAAGGCGGTTGGGTGGTGGAACCCCGGGCGCGATTTCTGACGCTCGGCATGGGGACGGCGCCGCCGCTGGTGCTTGAGCGTGGGGAGCCGGATGTCTTTTATTTGAACTTGGGGAAGGGCAAGTTTGTGCCGGTTCCCTGGGAAGCTGGGGTGTTCCTGGATGAAGCGGGTGGGGCGCTGAAAGAAGCACCGACAGATTGGGGCATGGCGGCGATGTTTCGGGATTTGAACGGGGACCGTCTGCCGGATCTGTTTGTCTGCAATGATTTTGTCCAGTGGCCAGACCGTTTATGGCTTAACCATGATGGAAATGTGCTCAAGGCGGCCCCTAAAACAGCAGTGCGGGCCTGGAGTGTAGCGTCCATGGCTGTGGATGCGGCGGATATTGATCGGGACGGAGATTTCGATTTGGTCACGGTGGATATGTTGAATCCCTTGCGACAGGCTCGATTTCGCCAGCGTCCGGATCTTCTTTTGGGTAAGGTGGAATGGCCCATGGAGGAGCCGGAGTTTTCGCCGGAGGTGCCTCGAAATGTGCTTCAGCTTAACCGTGGCGACGGCACTTTCATGGAAGTGGGACGTTATGCGAAGCTCGCCGCGTCGGATTGGTCACCGAGCGTCATGTTTTTGGATCTCGATTTGGATGGATGGGAGGATTTGTTGGTCGGCGTCGGCAACTGGCATGACGTTCAGGATATGGACGCGCTCGCTCGTCAAAAGCAGGTTCAGACCAGAAACATTCCGGTCCGTGTGCAGGACCTTCAACACCTTCCGCTGAGGCTGGGCGCGAGCAAAGTGTTCCGAAATAGGCGGAACCTTCAATTCGAAGAAATGAAGGGCGTTTGGGGATTTGGCGGGATTGGGATCGCGCAAGGCATGGCTATGGCGGATCTGGATGGCGATGGGGACCAGGATGTGGTGGTGAATTGCATGAATGAGCCCGCACGGCTTTATCGCAACGACGTCCGTGCCGGGCGTGTGATGGTGCGGCTCGTGGGCGAGAAAGAGAATCGAAGCGGGGTGGGAGCCAAGGTGACGGTGCGGGGTGGACCCGTGACGCAGGCCCAAGAGATCGTGGTCGGAGGGCGTTTTGCTTCCAGTGACGATCCCACCCGGACATTTGCGACGGGGAAAGCTGAGACCGTGGAAATCGAGGTCGATTGGCGGGACGGAAGACGCAGTCTGATTTCGACGGCCAAGGCGAACCGGATTTATGAGATCAACCAGGCCTCCGCTTTAGCCGTCCCAAGCCCGGTTCAAGCGGGGCCGACCCCTTTCTTCGACGATGTGAGTTTACGACTCGGACACCGCCATGAAGACCTGGCCTATGATGACCGATCGCGGCAACCGCTGCTTCCGTTTAAGCTCTCCACGTCCGGGCCTGGTGTGGGTTGGATCGATTTGGATGGAGATGGAGACGACGATTTGATGGTGGCAGGAGGCAAGGGCAGTCGCGTTGCGGTTTTTAGAAACAAGGGCCAGGCACAGTTTGAGAAGTGGACTGGCAGGAGTTCGGAGGCGGCTAATCTCAGGGATCAAACATCCATGGCGGTGTTTGTGGAGGGAGGACAGAAGTTGCCGGGCGCCCTCGTGGTGGAGTCGAATTGGGAGGATGGGGAAAGCTCGGCTCCGGCGGTTGGGCGGCTGGGTATCGTGGGGGCTGACGTCGCTTACGATCGTTGGGATTTCCCCGGCGGCAAGAACACGACGGGGGCGATGGCCGTGGCGGATCTTGATGGCGACGGCGCGTTGGAACTATTTCTGGGAGGGCGCTCCGAGGTTCATCGGTATCCGGTGGCGGCGGAGAGTTTATTCGTCAGGAAGTCAGCGAACAAAGTGGAAGTCCTTCAACGAATGGGGAGCCTGGGCATGGTGCAAGGCGCTGTCTTCACGGATTGGGATGAGGATGGTGACGCGGACCTGGCGGTGTCGGTGGCCTGGGGGCCCATTTGGTTGCTGAAGAATGAGAAGGGGCGATTCAGCGATGTCACGCAGGGGACCGGATTGGAGAGGTATCCCGGATTATGGAACGGAATCGCGGCGGGGGATTTTGATGGAGATGGTAGGATGGACTTGGCCGCGTCCAACTGGGGCATGAATTGGAGGGTTGATCAGCAGGAGGGGCGGCCGGAAGATGTCTGGTTGTATTATGGCGAGTTTGCGGGTGATGGTGTGCTTCATCCTGTTTTGGCTTCGATGGATGAGTTGTTGGGCAAGGTGACTCCGTGGCGGGATCGGAAGACGCTGGCGGCGGCCTTTCCCTGGATCAGTGCCAAGTTTCCCGATCATCTCTCCTTTAGCAAAGCGGGTTTGGAAGAGATGATTGAAACTCAGGGGAAAGGGGCAGGAAAACTGATGGCCCGACATTTCGCATCGTCGGTTTTCTTGAATCGAGGAGGCCGATTTGAGATGCGCGTCCTGCCTCCTGAAGCCCAGTTTAGTCCGGCTTTTGGAATTACCGTTGCGGATTTTGATGGTGACGGGAAGGAGGACCTTTTCCTGGCGCAGAATTTTTTTGGAGCGGACTCCGAGTTGTCCCGTTCTGACGCGGGGAGCGGCATGGTATTGCTGGGAGACGGGCAGGGAGGATTTCGGGTGATGCCGGTGCAACAGTCAGGCCTTCGTTTGACGGGCGAACAACGAGGAAGCGCGGTGGCGGATTTCGACTCTGATGGCAGGACCGACTTGGTGGTGGGCGAGTCTCGTGGTGCAACGCGGCTTTTTCGGAATCGCTCCGGGAAGCCCGGGTTGCGGATCCAGTTGGAAGGGCCTCGTGGACTATCGGATGTTATCGGCTCCAGGATTCGTGTGGTGGATGAGCAAGGGCTGGGTCCATCGCGGGAACTGCATTCGGGATCGGGATGGCTGTCCCAGGACAGTTTGATCCCTGTGATGGGGGTGAGAGGCCGGGCCAAGGAAGTTCGGGTAACTTGGTCTGATGGTTCGCATTCGATCCACGAGGTTCAGCCGGGCCAGCGTTTTCTCAAGGTCCGCAAGCCGATCGCGGACTAGTGTGCTGTTCATGAATTGGGTGGTTTCAGAAGCTGGATCGTGTGACCTCTGCTGAATGGCCGTTTTCAGGTTCAACCGTGGTGCCTGGTCAGGGTAACCGTTCGACTTTGTAGAAGCGGATGTCCTTGGCTGAGGGATCCTGAAGTGTTGTCTCTTCGGCGGTAGCGGGTGGCGAATCCGCGATGGGGATTCACTCACCTTGGGGGAAAGCGTCGCGTGTGAAGAGGCGGTAGCGTTTGCCGGGGAGGCTGAGGAATCGCACAGCGCCACCCCCGGCGTTCACTTCCACCGAGAGAATCTTGAACACGCTGGAAGCCTGTTGGGGATCTGTGCCGGAGGCGTATTCGTGGGCGTTGTCGGCGCCATCGCCGTCGGGGTCCGCGGCGGGCGATGCTTCCGGGGCGGTGAAACGTGGGAAGTGGAGTCGTTGATATTCGTCCGGGAAGCCATCGAAGTTGTCGTCGCGGGATGCGGGTTGAATATCGAGAAAACCGTGGGCCGCGGACCAAGAACCGTCCGGCCATTCGACGAGCAGGGAACGCATGCCGGGAACGGCGTTGGGATCGATTTGGATGAGGGCGGATCTTCCCCGCAGGTTTCCTCCGGCATCCATTTGAGTGGGGCCGACGCGGATGCCGGTCCCGGTAACGCGCAAGACACCTCCGACCACCGGGAACTCCGGGGAAAAGACACCCACGACGAGGTTCGATTGTCCAGGTCGCGCCAAGGCCGCCAAGGCTGAATGGAAGATGGGATCCTGGGAGGAGCCCGGAATGCGGATACTGGTGATTCGGGGGGAAGGAGAGGAAGAAATCGCTTCGAAGTCTGCACCGAGGGTTGTTCCAGGCAAGAGTTGAAGGTTGGTTCGAACGACGGGGGCGAACTGGGTTTGAATCGCATTCGTGAGGAAGTAGGTCGAAAGATCGCGTCCTCGCGCGAGAAACTGGCTGGCATCATTCGGGTCGAGGGGAAAGATCCTGGCTTGGTAGGTTCCGGGGTCGAGCCCGGCCATCTCGAAGGTTCCGTCGATGCGCGTGGGATTGGCGGCGACGAGA comes from Verrucomicrobiota bacterium and encodes:
- a CDS encoding FHA domain-containing protein, with translation MNGPGAGSTWVASSLPASFGRSPADGLRCEAKGVWEGHFNVRLEKDGVFVLSARAEAFCRVNGSPVSEVPLRHGDVIDAGEMKLCFGFADAPQKSLRAREVLAWVLILGLGLLQLIVAALLF
- a CDS encoding polysaccharide export protein, with the protein product MRAGAKRTGNTRRPPPKPGKRRNGVAEWRSSKSIDPCGWIVGIVALMKLVRSFFFSSLWEKARPRLAVHFLWLLPAMALTTGCETTGGGLGSSTSPAPGAAAKAPVAPAPEAPPVVRGDVLRPNDMVSVLFSGLASAPNRHDERIKDDGSLTLPLNLRIQAAGKTPGQLQRDIYNLYVPAYFREQLTVTVAPENRFFFVDGDVRTPNRYVYAGEMTVLKAISAAGGFTDFANRKNVILNRSNGEKLIINCEKAAKNPTLDKPVYPGDQIIVKRRLI
- a CDS encoding polysaccharide biosynthesis tyrosine autokinase, whose protein sequence is MESVKNAPQSESKLHFLDYWRIIRIRKSVILLVFLLVVITTTAVTLILPPQYLSMVRIAVEKDATDISGLFQRDSIQVYDPYFIQTEFEKITSKKVLHKVIEDMGLNNEWAKRYNSEGPLKTSETYEILKRHIDVRQTRNTSLIEISVRSEDRREAANLCNKIAETYKENRLSLRRDMSDKGITKLKDEYQLQLARVHSLQSNAAELRLRLKISDYVAEGNAPVTTLEPETVRRLENEHLAARGELAFYTAKLDDLRSMNRENLRKAILSAEPDDLLKDLFLRLNDTEQRWSALNKDVGDLHPEVIKTKALLSTLNTQIEARIDGILMGLGSRLKATTQRALELSNQVAVAIEKDAKAASEYRPYFLIKGELETEKRILETMKFKIVQEEVDLSLPKSSIVEVTDRAEESQKPFRPNIPLNIGLGVVVGLLIGVGLAFFIEYLDTSVKTIDDVERALQAPVLGVIPQNVGSLLEEGADSPHAEAYRVLRTNVLFSQKDPQKNTLTVVSGGAGEGKSTTIFNLATIFAQHGSRVLVVDSDLRRPSLHKILKVSNTVGLTNYLLKQNSLEEVIQTTKQPGLDFLPSGKLPSSSLGILNSTQMREFIREAKKRYDYVFFDSPPIMGVSDASILASEVDLALLVIQYRKYPQAMTVRAKQMVEKVGGTLLGVVLNNINISQDSYYYYYSGYYYDYYSRNDEGGGKKNGEHKKAAAQAGETPERGGGVEIKQKY
- a CDS encoding threonylcarbamoyl-AMP synthase — protein: MAGVSSIPLLRAENGKILPADTPEAFAQSVALAADWLKRGSVVVLPTETVYGLAASAWNERAIEEIYRLKGRPASNPLIVHVSGMEMAKASVNDWPEAADQLARAFWPGPLTLVLPKRSVIPDRVTAGGSTVAVRWPSHPIFQAVLEQCGFPLAAPSANRSNKTSPTAATQVLQSLGENAPWIVDGGPCPVGIESTVVDVAGKVPRVLRAGMISREAIERVLGRSVGTAQSETLAGNEVETLRSPGLMRSHYAPRADLWTGRWKHGKSARIALTGMGLKMEQVAVISHTIIPEGFERVIVLPNDPEAYARGMYAAWHRCDEEGVAAILVEEPPDGQAWEGIWDRLRRASRGRLEGGI
- the tadA gene encoding tRNA adenosine(34) deaminase TadA, yielding MEPPIDLNSDAYFMGEALRLARRAWEHDEVPVGAVIVRAGRVIARSWNQVELLKDATAHAEMLAITQAEAAIGDWRLTDCTLFATKEPCPMCAGAIVHARLSRVVFGVSDAKAGAAGSAMNLLQFEGLNHKSDITRGVREEECRSLLLDFFRQQRAKSKTNR
- a CDS encoding NUDIX domain-containing protein; this encodes MDFPHKISTLLYGFNAQDEVLLLHRTREPNRGRWSPPGGKLKTWLGESPYRCACREAGEEMNLALSESDLRLTGLVSEAAYQGTTHWLMFLFEIRRKLEKPPPPHEEGVFAFYSRTALDRLDLPDTDRDFLWPQFWKHRGGFFAAHGIWSSASEVSWHLEESIHGTSHRPQQ